The Haloterrigena salifodinae genome window below encodes:
- a CDS encoding winged helix-turn-helix transcriptional regulator: MSATEPDSEVDADDPDPTESLTELPPSSKLVYKVLEYEGSMTQEEIAVESRLCARTVRYALGKLEDAGLVTSRVHLEDARQSKYQIAD, translated from the coding sequence ATGAGCGCGACCGAACCCGACTCCGAGGTCGACGCCGACGACCCGGATCCAACCGAGTCGCTGACCGAACTGCCGCCCAGTTCGAAACTCGTCTACAAGGTCCTCGAGTACGAGGGGTCGATGACTCAGGAAGAGATCGCCGTCGAGTCCCGACTCTGCGCTCGAACCGTCCGGTACGCGCTCGGCAAACTCGAGGACGCGGGCCTGGTCACCAGCCGTGTCCACCTCGAGGACGCCCGGCAGTCGAAGTATCAGATAGCCGACTGA